The sequence GTAGCGCGGGTCCTCACGATCGATCCGGAAGCCACTGCCCATCTGGTGCATCTGAACCGCGTCCACATCGCCCACCACGGACATCGCGCTCTGTAGCGTGCTGAGTATTTCTCGTAGGGCGTCGGGCCGCTCCTCCAACGGGCGCTGCAGGAGATCGAACATGGCGGACGCCGTGTCATGCACAACAATCTTCATGACCTGGGACCGTAGGGCCTCCCGTTACGGGAGGGTCAAGGCGTGCAGACAGAGATCGATCAAGGACGGGTAGACAAGCACGCCACACTCCCGGCAGACACGGTCATCTTGGTCGAGAACCCGTCTACCAGGAGCTTCGTCGTTGCGTAGGAGCGTCCAACTCGCGCTCAGCATAGTGAGGTTGGAAAGAGCTCACTGAGATCTGCACTATCGGCGAGGCGGCCGACTCGGGACGGTGACCGCTCGGTCGGCTGCGATCAGATCGTTACGGACACCTATGCGAGGCATAGATTCGGTCACGGAGATCCGCTGGGGGAGCGGCGGCAAGCACCGCGCCCCGGTGAAGGACGGGCTGATCGTCGCGGTGTTCCGGCACTACGAGTCGAGAGCCGGAAAGCCGCTACTTCACGATCACGCGGTGGTGTCGACCCGCGCCCGGCGGCCCGACGGTTTCGGATGGGGCTGTATGTTCGCATTTCCGGTGTCCCTTTCTCACCGATGGTGGCCCTTGCCCGGCCCATGGGACAGGAAAGGGAGACGAACGACTTCTAAGGCCTCTGGAGGCGGAGACCGTGCACGGCGAGTAGCAGCGGTACGGCACTCTTGCGGGCATCCCGGGCAAGGTGGACGTGCTCGAGACGAGCTTCCTGGCCGCCGGTCGCTGACCGGGTCGCGACCGCTCACATGCGTGCCCGATTTGCACTCGTCGGGTGGGTGAAGCATGGAATCAAGATCGCTGCAACGTGGTGATGAGAGTTTATCCAGGGAGCGTTCCCATGGCCGATCCCTTCCAGGAGATTGCGCTCGGTGGGGGTACGACAGCCGATCTCTTCCTTCTGCGTTATAGCGAGGACGGCTCGCTGCTCAGCGTCGAGGCCGAGAACGAGGTCAGGCAGAGATTGGCCGTCTCGAGTGATGTCTTTCTCTTCTCGCACGGCTGGAACAACATCTTCGATCAGGCGCTGGATCGCTACCGCGGTTTCATCGCCGGCTACGGCGAGCAGGGCCAGGAGTCGCCATCCGCGACGCGCTCTCCTCGTCGCTGGCGGTGGCCGCTGGGGTGGTGTACGTCGCCAGTGAGTCGTACCAGTACGCCCTGAACGCGGCCACGGGCGCCAAAAGGTGGGCCCTCCCCAGCAGCGACCCCGTCAGGTTGTCGCCGACGGCGGCCGACGGGCTCGTGTACATCGGCAGCGGCAGGAGGGTGTAGGCCCGGAACGCGTTCACCGGCGACGAAAAATGGGCCTTCGACACCGGCCAAGGTCTCACCTCGTCACCGACGGTGGCCGACGGGATCGTGTACATCAGCAGCGACGACAACAACATGTACGCCCTGAACGCTGCAACCGGGAAGGGCCCGGCCTAACCTCCCACTCCACTCTCAACAGGCGTGCGGCCCTGGTCGTGCACGTCCACCCGGGTGCACGATGTGCACCGGGTGGACGTGCACCAGCCCCACCCGGTGCGCATTCCACTCTCACGGTGGTGCGGCTACCGGTGCGCACCGACCACGGAGTGCCTGGCACGGGACCGCTCCAGGTGCTCGTCGCGCATTGCCTCCAGGGCGCGGGTGACGTTCGTCGGTTCGTCGGCGAGGACCTGGCCGACGAAGTGCCCAGTAACCCGGTGACGCCCACCCCATTCTGACGGCACGTCCATACGTCGCGGACATACACGCGCCGTATTGTCGCAGGTCAAAGCCCATACGGACGATTGAGCACTCCCTAAAGAGGTGGACTTGCTCGGCTTCTGGAACAGCGGCACAGCCCTGGCCACGCTCCTCGACCTGGACATCGGGCGGTCCGGCACCAACCGGAAGCTGGCCCCAGACAACTGAACTTTCCTGCCGCTCAATGCCCTGCGTCGATGCCCTTCCAGCCGTGCTCAAGCCTGAGGCGCCGTGGCCGCGACGTTGAGGCAGCGGCCGTCTCGGCCGGTGCCGCGCTGCACCGGGGTCCGTCCTCGGCGGCGCGCGCCTGGCGGGGGAGCCCGCAGCGGGCGGCGAGGAGTACGGCGAGGGCTTGGGCGTGGGCGGAGTCCAGGGTGACGGTCAGCAGGTCGGGGCCGAGCTGGTGTGTGCTGTCTCCGTACCGCGGACCCGGCCTTCGAGGACATCGCGGGTGTAGTCCTGGACGTCGCTCTCCGAGATGTCGGCCCGGTCGTTGGCCCATTCGCGGATCAGGATCGGCGCCTGGGTGTTGACGGAAAGGTACTCGTCCGCGATCTGGGGGTTGACCTTGGCATCGACCTCTCCCTTCACCGGGTGCCCCACTCCCAGGCCCAGGTGTCCACGCCGCGCTGGATCGAGTCACCGAAGGCGAGCGAGACACCGCCGGCCGTGGTGAAGTACATGGGAGTCACCGCACCGCCGATGACGTGGTCAGCGAGCTTCGCCTTCCAGTCGGCCTCGCCGTACCCGGCCATCCTGCCGTCGTTGATCACGTCCGGTGTGATGCCGAAGACTTCCTCCACCGCCCAGGTCCTCGCCCAGTCCCTGACCCGCACCAGCGGTGCGGGCGAGGTCAGCCGGTTGGCCACCAGCACCTTGATGACCTGCCCGTGGGTCAGATGGGCGCTCGCGCCGACACACCTCGTCGACGATCCCGGCCACATTCAGCCGGTGCAGAAACTCGGCAGCGACAGGCAGAGCGCCCAGACGCTTCTCCACCACGGACGTCACCACAACTTCAAGGCCCTGACGCTGGGACTGTGGCCGCGGGGACCGGGAAGTCATCGACACATCCGGACCAACGCCATACGACTGGTCCGGGACGCTCCCGGACCGGTCACACCATACGAATCAACGACCCGCGAAGTACGGGACTAGAACCGTGTCGACCAAGATCACTGTCAGGCGGCGGTCAGGCGGCGCAGCCGTACTTCTTGGCGAGCTTGGTGGCGGCCTCCCGCACCACGGCCGCATTGTTGCGGATCGCGGGGGCGTCCCGGTCGACGAGGTCCTTCTCCTCCGCTTCCCCTTTTTTCGAGGGCGCCATGAGCGTCACCGTGATGTTCGGCGCCGTCGAGCCCATGCGGGCGGCACAGCTGGCGGGTAGGTTGGCCTCGGCCTTGTCGGGAAGCGCCCAGCCGGTGAAGCCGGGGCCGAGGGGGACGGAGTTCTTGGGCTTGTAGTGAGGGTCGTTCCGGTTGTCTTCGATGATCAGGGTGTAGACCCCTCGGGGGTAGTCGCTGTCCGCGTTGGCGCGCAGCACCTGGCACCCCTTGAACACCGCGTGATCGGTGCTCTTGCCCTTGCTCTCCCACTCCTCCGTGCTGACCTCGCCCCCCTTGCCGTCGTCGATCAGTTCCGCCGTCTGCCGGCTGAGCGCCCCATGACACAGCGTCTGCGGTAGCGGCGGCTTCTCGTCGTCAGGCCAGAAGCTCGCCGTCACGACGGCCACCCCGGCGGCGCCGAGCGCGATGGTCAGCGGCAGCCACTTCCTGTCCATGTCTACGGCTGTCCCATCTTCTTCTGGGCGTCCTCGATGCCCTGCTGGTACCAGTTCTCGGCAGTCGTCTGGAGACCGTCCTCGTACTCGCCCGGGCTCGCGTCCAGCTCCTCCTTCGTGAGGCCCTTCTCGGTCGCCATCTTCCGCATCATGGCGTTCATCTGGTTCTCGCCGTTCTCGAAGTGGTTGACCATATTCTTACGAGTTTCCTCGTCGACCTTGGCGTTGAGCTCGTTCATGTACCCGGCCGTGCCGGCGTCGACCGTGCGCTGGAGCGCGTCGCCGACGACGGGGATGGCCGTCAGGGGTGCGCCGATGGCGTGGTAGTTCATCCTCTGGTTCCAGGCGTTGGTGTCCTTCTCCGCCTGGCCGAGGTCGTAGATGACGTCGCCTCGCACGCCGTCGAGGTGGCCGAGAACCGACGCCGACTGCTTGACCCAGGCGCGCATCTCGGGATCCTCCTTGCGGTACGAGTCCGGCGGGAAGCCGTTTAGTCCCTCGGCGATCACCACGCTCTGCGAGTGGTGCATGACACCGAACGCCTTGGGGTCCTCGGCGACGCCGCGCATGAGACGGGTGAGGTCGCCCCGCTCGATCGTGAGGTTATTGAAGTCGGTCGGTCCGTCCATGTTCTTGCCGAGGATCTGGTGCACGTCCGAGGCGTAGTCCCCGATCATGTTGCCCATGCTCGTGCGCATCGCCAGGGGCACGGAGCTCTGGGTCCCGTAGGTCTGCTCGCCGGTGTACTCCTTGGCGATCCGCTCGAAGATCGCGGCCTGCGCGCCGTCGTGGTGGGCGCGGACGCCGTGCAGCGGACTGCCCGGCTCACGGCCGGTGGCCGCGGCCTCCAGGGCGGCGCCGAACTCGGTGCGGGCCGAGGTGCGCTGCGTCTCCTCGGGCATCTTGAACTCGACCTCGCCGCCCGGCCACTTGCGGTCCTCCAGGAAGTACTTGAGGTTGTCCGTGGTGTTCGGGTCGAAGTAGTGCGTGGAGGCGGAGGGGTTGCGGCTCATGGCGTTCATCAGACCCTTCATCGGGTCCTCCTGCGTGCCCTGCCAGTTCTTCATGACGCCGTCATAGGCGTCGTCGTTGTCCGTCTCCCACTCGCGAATGGTGTCGCCGACCTCGTGCAGGAACGCCTCGCTGTAGACCGGGTCGCCCTTGTCCTTGTCGTACGGGGACGCGTTCTTGTCGTTCGGGTCGTACGCCTTGTCGCCGGCGTCGGCGGCCATCAGGTCCGTGAGGTCCTTCAGGGTCGCGGCGCCGCCCCCGATCGCGCCGGGGTGGCGAGTGGGCAGGCCGTTGCCGTCGCGGGCCGTGGTGATGAGCTTGTCGGTCCAGGCCGAGGTGACACCGCCGGGGGAACCTATCGAGGAGTCGGGTCCGGTGGCGGTGGCAAGGGAGCCGGAGAGGGCCTTGTAGAGGCGGGCGTCGGCGGCGGAGAGCTGGCCGTCGCGGCCGCCCGTCTCCAGGCTGCCGGCGAGCAGCAGCACGGCCTCCTGCTGGTCGCGGCCCCGGTAGCTGAGGTTCGTCATCAGCTGCTCGGCGAAGGCCGGCGAGTCCTTGCCGCCCTCGGCGAGCTGCAGCAGCCGCTCGCGCTCCTTGTCGTCGAGGTGCTCCCAGCGGGCGTACAGCTTGGCGGCCTCGCGGCCGTTCTCCGCCTGCTGCTTCTCCTCCGCGCGCATCTTCTTCGCGTCGGCGACGCCGCCGAGGTCGGTGCTGCCGAAGTCGTTGGGGTGGTTCTTGATCAGCGCGCGCAGACCCCAGGCACACAGCTCATCGGCCTCGTTCGCCCGCCGCAGGATCCCTTCGATCTTGCCGCGCAGCGCCTCGAACTGTGCCTCGGTCGCGACCGGCTCGGTGCTGTCCTTCGACCGGCGGTCGGGGTGGACACGATGGCTGAGCACGCCGTTCGGGTAGATGGTGATGCCCGGCGGAGGGTTCTCGTACGTGGCTTTGAGGTCGTCATGGGCGGTCCTGAACAGAGTGTGGGCGTCCTGGAGAAGGTCACGCACAGATTCCGCCTCGGTGACGGCATCACCGAACTCCTTGGCCGTCTTCGTGACGAACACCTTCGTCACGGAGGCGTTCTCACCCCGCCAGGTGGACTTGTCGGCCTTGGACTTCATAGCCGACGCATCGGCCTTGAGCTGCGCCAGCTTGGCGATTGTCTCCGTCCACTGCGTGACCGCGGTGCCCATCGGACCGAGCTTGGCGTTCAGGAGCTGCTCGAAGGTAGGAATGGCTGTGGCTCCTTACCGGAAGAACTTGTCGATCTGGGACGCGGACACGGAACCCTCGCGGCCCGGCGCAACGGGGCCGACGATGCGCAGCTGCGCTCCGATCCACTCGTCATTGGCCTTGCTGGACTTCTTCGTGTAGTCGAGGTGGTTGGAGATGTGCGCGCATGCCTGGAGGAGGGTCTTCACCTGCGTCTCCCAGGTCTTGTTCACCTCCGCGAGCGCGGCACCGGTGTCGAAGCCGTCACCCTTCAAGCTGCTCCCGGCACTCTCGCTCGCCGCGCTCGCGTGCTTGCCTGCGGGCTCCAGGCCGTTGAAGAGCCCGTTGGCGGCATGGCCGATCTCGCCGAGATCGTCGTCCTCGACTACATAGTCGGCCGAGCCCGGCGTCGGCGCCGAACCGCCGGCCTGGTTCAATCTCATGGTCACGGCCGCCTTGTCCGCGGCCCACTCTTCCTCGAACGACATCGTCAGCACCCCCGTGTTACTCGTCGTAAACCGGCCACGTGATCGATCACCTGTGTGGTCTTCCTTGTGTGCGAGCACCGCCCCGCGCCGACCGTCTCGCGAGCCTGTCAACGTCGTCGGCACGAACCGCGCCTGGGTCCCGAACGGCCTGGGCCGGTCCGGATGCCACACCAGGACCAGATCCGCCCAACGGATCAGCCGGCATCAGCGGTCGCACAGGCCCACATCTGTCTGCTGACCGCAGCCGGCCAGGCGCTGTACGTGCTGCCCGACCCCGGTAGCACGCTGCTCGCTGTTGCCGCCTGCGTGCTGGCGATCGTGGCGGCGGTGTGGGCGGCTGCCCCCTACCGCTGACGGTGCAGCCGTCCTCGACACAGGGCATTTCTTGATCCTCTCCGCCGCTTCGCGGGAGCGCATTGCCGTCGACCGGCAGTCCTTACCCGCCATTCGCTGCCGGTGAAGGACCTCTTTGCTGCCTATGGCAACCTGATTGCGCGTCAACGGGTTCGCCGACGCGACGAGAACGGGGGAGTGCGTGACGGAGCGGGAAGCACCGCAAGGCCAGCTGACGGGGTATGTCGAGTGCCTGCGCGACGCCTGTACCACCGGGCGCCGGATGACGCGCACCGAACTGGAGGCACACCGCGCCGAGGGGGAGCGGGCCGCGGAGCGCGGGCTCACGCTGCGCGTGATGATCCGCGAGCACTTGGCCGTGTCCCAGGAGGTCCTCACCCGGGTGCCGATCCAGCAGGCAGGCTCCCTACTTGCGGTAACCGAACAGGCAGTAGACGCCTTCGTCGAAGGCTACGAGCGCGCCCAGCACCAGGCCGTGCGCCAGGAGGAGGCCGTGCGCCGCGAGTTCATCGACGACCTCCTCTACGGGCGCAGCGATCTCGGGAGACTGGCAGAGCGCGCAGAGCGATTCGGGCTGCGCCTCTCCCAGGCCCACGCGGTGGCCGTGGCGAGCGGACCTGAGCCGTACGGAGACGGCTACCCGGTGGCCCGCGGGATCGAATCGGCGGTGCTGAGCCGGTTCGCGGGCCGGCAGATCCTGCTCACCACCAAGGACGGGCGGCTGATCTGTGTGGCCCCCGGAGACCAGCCGGACGTTCTGGCGTTCTTCGCCAAGCAGGCGTACGCCGCCACCGACGGCGGCAAAGTGGCCGTAGGCCGCTCCCATCCCGGCGCCGGCGGCGTGGTGCACTCCTACGAGGAAGCGCTCAACGCCCTCGACCTGGCCGAGCGGATGGGCCTGAACGGGCCGGTGCTCCACGCCGCAGACCTGCTGGTCTACCCGGTCCTGACACGGGACCGGCAGGCGATGGCCGACCTGGTGGAAAACGTCCTGGGCCCGCTCCGAAACGGGCGCGGCGGCGCCCACAGCTTCATCGACACCCTCACCGCGTACTTCGACAGCGGCTGCGTGGCGACCGAGGCCGCACGCAGGCTGTCGCTGAGCGTGCGGGCGCTGACCTACCGACTGGAGCAGATCCACAGCCTCACCGGCGCCGACCCGGCCGACCCGGTCAACCGCTACACCCTCCAGACCGCGGTGATCGGCGCACGCCTGCTCGACTGGCCCGACACCGAGGTGTGAGCCCCCACCTCAGGGCGCGCGGTTCCTGCGGGCCGCCCAGTGCTCCCGGATGCGGCAGCGCAGCCAGTGGGCCACTTCGCCGAGGCTGATCAAAAGGGCGGCGCTCGCCGCACACGCCACCAGCGAGGCAGGCGCTTCGCGGAGGTGCCCTCCACCCCACAACAACACGGTGAGCCCACCCCACCACAGGGCTATGGAGACGGCTTCCGTGCGCCGGCTGCGTGCCATGCCAAAGCTCCTTTCTCCCCTCCCCAGGGGGAGGGGCGGTCGGTTCTCATGCCAGGGCGAAGTAGCGCAGCCACAGGTAGACGGCGGAGAGGGCGATCGTGACGGCGGTGACGACGAGGCGCATTTGGTGAACTGCCAGAAGGTGATGGGGTGGCGGTTACGTTCGGCGATGCCGAGGACGACGATGTTGGCGGAGGCTCCGATGCCGGTGGCGTTGCCGCCGAGGTCGGCGCCCAGGGCAAGGGCCCACCACATGACGTGGTCGGGGTCGCCGCCCATGTCGGTGACGAGCTCGCTGGCGATGGGCGCCATGGTGGCGACGTAGGGAATGTTGTCGACGGTCCCCGACAGCACGGCCGAGCCGCCCAGCAGGAGCATCGTGCCGCCCAGCTGGGCGCCGCCGATGACGTCCGCGAGGGAGCTCGCGAGCTCTCCGATCACGCCGGTCTCGATGAGCGCGCCGACCATGACGAACAGGCCGGCGAAGAAGGCGAGGGTCGGCCACTCGACCTCGCCGAGCACCTCCCCGGTTTCGACCTTGGAGATCGCGATCAGCAGACCGGCGCCGAGGAGAGCGACGACGCTGGGCGGTGCAGGACGAATCCGGCGACAACCAGAGCAAGGACGCCCAAGCCCTGAATCAGCAGGCGCGGCTCCTTGATCGCCTCCCGTTCACGCAGCTCCATGATCGCGGCGGCGCGCTTCTCGTCGTAGTCGAAGTGCTTGGCGAACATCATCCGGCACAGCAGCACCAGGACGACGGGAGCTGGCGGCCTTCGTCGTCGCGGTCGATGACGGCGACCAGCGGCACATGCGTGCGCGCCATGAGAGCGGCGATCTGAAGAGCCCCGGCTTCAGAGCCGACGAACGCCGGCTTGAAGGAACGTTCCGGGATCCACTGGTCGACCGTCTTGCCGGCCAGGCCTTCGGTGAGGGCGTCGGCATGCCGGTCGTCGATGACCGCCGCGAGGAGCGGGTCCTCCATAACGTATTCGGGCACCAGCTGCCGTACCAGCTGGGAACCGGGGACGACCGCATACGGGGTGCCGTCGCGGTCCAGGACCAGGAGCGCGGCGAGGTCGTGCTCGGCGAGCAGGCGTACCGCGTTCACGGCCTGGTGGTCGGTCGTCACGTGCGGGTAGGGCTCGGCGAGATCACGGGCGATCATGCTGCTTCTTCTGGTGGGGTGCACTGCGCGGGGCGAAAACGGTGTCGATCGGCTTGGCGGCCTGGTCGACGTCCGTTATGCCGGTGAGGTCTTCCACGTCGAAGAGGCGGGCGATGGGTACGTCGGTGCTGGAGTGGGCGATGATCGAGAATGCGATACAGACGGCGATCAGCGTGTACGCCTGTTCGCCCTGCGGGATGCCGGCCTGGAGCACGAGCAGGCCGTAGACGACGGACGCGAAGCCCTTGGGGCCGAACCAGGCGGCGACCAGCTTCTCCCGCCGCTCGATCCGCGCCCCCACCAACGAGACCAGCAACGAGGCGGGGCGGATCAGGACGATTGCCAGCACCACGGCCACGTACCCGCCCGCCGACAGATCACCGAAGAGCGCCGGCGTCAGCAGCGCACCGAAGACGAGGAGGGCTGCGAACTTGGCCAGCTCCGCGAGCATCTCGCCCAGCGGCTCGAACACTGTCTTCGCCTGGGGCGAGACGGAGGCCAGGACGGCGCCGGCGGAGAACGCCGCCAGGTAGGGGTTTGCGTGGGTGAGGTGGCACAGCCCGTACAGGATGATCCCGGTCGCCAGAGGCAGCAGCGGCTGGAGCTTCGGCTCCGCCCCCAGCAGCCGCAGCCGTACCAGACCCGCCACCACCAGCGGCAGCACGACACCGAAGACCAGACCGAGCCCGAGCTCCAGGCCTATCTCACCGACGGAGGCATCCGCCTGACCGGAGGTGGGACCGGCCGCGGCGATCAGGAGCAGGACGACGGGCAGCGCGAGACCGTCGTTGATGCCGCTCTCCACGTTCAGCAGCTGCCGCAGCTTCGCCGGGACCTCCTTGCGGCCCACGATCGCCGAGGCGAAGACGGGATCGGTCGGCGCGAGCACGGCGCCGACGAGGAACGACGTCGTCCAGTCCAGCCCGACCAGGTAGTGGGTGATCAGAGCCATGCCGGCCATGGCCAGCGGCATGCCCAGCCCCAGCGCACGGGCCGGGTTCTTCCAGTTCTGCCGCAGCTTGGGGAACGAGACGTGCATGCCGTCGGTGAACAGCACCGCGAACAGGGCCAGATCGGCAGTCACCGAGACGATCTCGCTGTCGGCCGTGATGTGGATCAGACCGAGGAACCCGTCACTGACCAGCGCCCCGCCCAGCAGGAAGAGCAGCGAGGTGGACAGGACCGTGCGGGCGGCAAGCCCGGACAGCAGCACGGCGACCAGCAGCGCCACACCGAAGACAGCGACGAGCACCATGACGTGAAAACCCCGATCCGCGAAGAGAGCTATCCCTATCGCCGACCAGGCTTCCCGGCACACCACGGCGGACTTTACACGTTCCATACGCCCCGTTGACGGTTCTCTGACAGCAGTTCGACCCACCGGAACTTGCCGGACTCCGGCATGAACAAGTCCCGAGCACCCCGTCTATCGTGGGCGTCCGATCCAGGAAGGTACCGATGAACGGCAACCCCACCTATCACGCGATCGCCCTCGCGGCCGGCACGCTGCTCGTGCTGCCTGCCCCCTTGGCGATCCTCACCGGCTGGACGCCACGCGGCCTGCGAGGTCGACAACTGGCCGCCCGCCCCTACGCCTGGGCCGTCCTCTGCATCTACACCCTCATGCCGCTCAACGCCGTCCCTCGAATGCTGGACGCATCTGCGGATACCGTGATGGCCTGCACCGTCCTCGGCTTCGTTTTCATCGCGACCGCTGTCGGCTGCTTCATCCAAGCCGAGCGCACGGCGCGGCGAGCCGGCCCCAAACGGGTGGCCTGACCGATGTACGGCCGCAGCATCACGGCGTGGGCGCGCCGCAACATCACCGAGCGCCGCCTGGCGGTCGCCATGGTGGTCGCAGGAACGCCCACCACCCTGGCCGGCGTCGCC comes from Streptomyces virginiae and encodes:
- a CDS encoding CBS domain-containing protein codes for the protein MIARDLAEPYPHVTTDHQAVNAVRLLAEHDLAALLVLDRDGTPYAVVPGSQLVRQLVPEYVMEDPLLAAVIDDRHADALTEGLAGKTVDQWIPERSFKPAFVGSEAGALQIAALMARTHVPLVAVIDRDDEGRQLPSSWCCCAG
- a CDS encoding cation:proton antiporter, encoding MVLVAVFGVALLVAVLLSGLAARTVLSTSLLFLLGGALVSDGFLGLIHITADSEIVSVTADLALFAVLFTDGMHVSFPKLRQNWKNPARALGLGMPLAMAGMALITHYLVGLDWTTSFLVGAVLAPTDPVFASAIVGRKEVPAKLRQLLNVESGINDGLALPVVLLLIAAAGPTSGQADASVGEIGLELGLGLVFGVVLPLVVAGLVRLRLLGAEPKLQPLLPLATGIILYGLCHLTHANPYLAAFSAGAVLASVSPQAKTVFEPLGEMLAELAKFAALLVFGALLTPALFGDLSAGGYVAVVLAIVLIRPASLLVSLVGARIERREKLVAAWFGPKGFASVVYGLLVLQAGIPQGEQAYTLIAVCIAFSIIAHSSTDVPIARLFDVEDLTGITDVDQAAKPIDTVFAPRSAPHQKKQHDRP
- a CDS encoding SLC13 family permease; protein product: MRPAPPSVVALLGAGLLIAISKVETGEVLGEVEWPTLAFFAGLFVMVGALIETGVIGELASSLADVIGGAQLGGTMLLLGGSAVLSGTVDNIPYVATMAPIASELVTDMGGDPDHVMWWALALGADLGGNATGIGASANIVVLGIAERNRHPITFWQFTKCASSSPPSRSPSPPSTCGCATSPWHENRPPLPLGRGERSFGMARSRRTEAVSIALWWGGLTVLLWGGGHLREAPASLVACAASAALLISLGEVAHWLRCRIREHWAARRNRAP
- a CDS encoding PucR family transcriptional regulator, which translates into the protein MTRTELEAHRAEGERAAERGLTLRVMIREHLAVSQEVLTRVPIQQAGSLLAVTEQAVDAFVEGYERAQHQAVRQEEAVRREFIDDLLYGRSDLGRLAERAERFGLRLSQAHAVAVASGPEPYGDGYPVARGIESAVLSRFAGRQILLTTKDGRLICVAPGDQPDVLAFFAKQAYAATDGGKVAVGRSHPGAGGVVHSYEEALNALDLAERMGLNGPVLHAADLLVYPVLTRDRQAMADLVENVLGPLRNGRGGAHSFIDTLTAYFDSGCVATEAARRLSLSVRALTYRLEQIHSLTGADPADPVNRYTLQTAVIGARLLDWPDTEV
- a CDS encoding DUF6571 family protein — translated: MGTAVTQWTETIAKLAQLKADASAMKSKADKSTWRGENASVTKVFVTKTAKEFGDAVTEAESVRDLLQDAHTLFRTAHDDLKATYENPPPGITIYPNGVLSHRVHPDRRSKDSTEPVATEAQFEALRGKIEGILRRANEADELCAWGLRALIKNHPNDFGSTDLGGVADAKKMRAEEKQQAENGREAAKLYARWEHLDDKERERLLQLAEGGKDSPAFAEQLMTNLSYRGRDQQEAVLLLAGSLETGGRDGQLSAADARLYKALSGSLATATGPDSSIGSPGGVTSAWTDKLITTARDGNGLPTRHPGAIGGGAATLKDLTDLMAADAGDKAYDPNDKNASPYDKDKGDPVYSEAFLHEVGDTIREWETDNDDAYDGVMKNWQGTQEDPMKGLMNAMSRNPSASTHYFDPNTTDNLKYFLEDRKWPGGEVEFKMPEETQRTSARTEFGAALEAAATGREPGSPLHGVRAHHDGAQAAIFERIAKEYTGEQTYGTQSSVPLAMRTSMGNMIGDYASDVHQILGKNMDGPTDFNNLTIERGDLTRLMRGVAEDPKAFGVMHHSQSVVIAEGLNGFPPDSYRKEDPEMRAWVKQSASVLGHLDGVRGDVIYDLGQAEKDTNAWNQRMNYHAIGAPLTAIPVVGDALQRTVDAGTAGYMNELNAKVDEETRKNMVNHFENGENQMNAMMRKMATEKGLTKEELDASPGEYEDGLQTTAENWYQQGIEDAQKKMGQP